A genomic segment from Candidatus Brocadia sinica JPN1 encodes:
- a CDS encoding energy-coupling factor ABC transporter ATP-binding protein has protein sequence MIGPSGAGKTTFFWHLNGLLKPNSGCVEVLDRPLAEHKNINEVRRHVALTFQQVNDQIFCSSVWEEIAFGPRNLGWPKQRIQETVEKWLAYFDLNEVSHRPPHHLSGGQKRSVALAAAMAMEPQLLILDEPANDLDHRNRRRLITYLKGLPIAIMVASHDFYLISEVTQRCVLMNKGRIVADMPTDELVYDEDTLKQYGMEAMRR, from the coding sequence GTGATAGGACCAAGCGGGGCTGGCAAAACTACCTTTTTCTGGCATTTAAACGGCTTGTTAAAACCCAATTCGGGATGTGTAGAGGTGTTAGACCGTCCACTTGCTGAACATAAGAATATCAACGAAGTCAGGCGCCACGTGGCGCTGACCTTTCAACAGGTAAATGATCAGATCTTCTGTTCTTCTGTCTGGGAAGAAATTGCCTTTGGCCCAAGGAATTTAGGGTGGCCGAAACAAAGGATACAGGAAACTGTGGAGAAGTGGCTGGCATATTTTGATCTGAACGAGGTGAGCCATCGGCCTCCGCATCATTTATCCGGCGGGCAGAAACGGAGTGTTGCCCTAGCTGCTGCGATGGCCATGGAACCTCAATTGCTGATCCTCGATGAGCCGGCAAACGATCTTGATCACAGGAACCGGCGCAGGTTGATTACCTACCTGAAAGGTTTACCGATAGCCATTATGGTGGCTTCTCATGATTTCTATTTGATTTCAGAAGTTACACAACGCTGTGTGCTCATGAACAAGGGAAGGATCGTGGCAGATATGCCCACTGATGAATTGGTATATGATGAAGATACCTTAAAACAATATGGGATGGAGGCGATGAGAAGATAA
- a CDS encoding transporter gives MSAGKRHSHCFICIVLFIFIVIINTTSSFAHHGGVSTAFGPGAPIETASPLALGKGNFLLYEKFEYVPFEHKDHAEPENIDTFTFLNTLVGYGFTDALSVYAILPVAIKEQDSLGTSSGLGDLGFIFQYGFKYGERDGIRGLYGYGPEDSYGAEYSTDDLKMALQSGFTVPTGETSNRDNKGNIFDMGMQPGFDAPTFLFGFVASKMIFPHFTLTGDTSLTTFTEHNDGKPGNEIRFNVAGGYEIYEKKNGFLSRLDIIAESNVLHLTKDQDEENETDDATGGTILYLSPGLRATFGKHVSIGMLIKLTTWEDLNNESEQQGAEGLEEYRAIVTCSISF, from the coding sequence ATGTCAGCAGGTAAAAGACACAGTCATTGTTTTATATGCATTGTTTTATTCATTTTTATCGTTATCATAAACACAACCAGCAGTTTTGCCCACCACGGCGGAGTTTCCACTGCATTTGGGCCTGGAGCGCCCATTGAAACTGCTTCTCCTTTGGCCCTCGGCAAGGGGAACTTTTTACTCTACGAAAAGTTTGAATACGTGCCTTTTGAACACAAAGACCATGCGGAACCAGAAAACATCGATACCTTTACCTTCCTCAACACCCTTGTAGGGTATGGCTTTACCGACGCCCTCAGTGTCTATGCCATATTACCGGTGGCGATAAAGGAACAGGATAGTCTGGGTACTTCTAGTGGCCTGGGAGATTTGGGGTTTATTTTTCAGTATGGTTTTAAGTATGGCGAAAGGGATGGTATTCGTGGTTTGTATGGTTACGGCCCGGAAGACTCATATGGCGCCGAATACAGCACGGATGACCTGAAAATGGCCTTGCAGTCAGGGTTTACGGTGCCAACCGGTGAAACATCGAATCGTGATAATAAGGGAAATATCTTTGATATGGGTATGCAGCCGGGTTTTGACGCCCCCACGTTTCTGTTTGGCTTTGTCGCATCGAAGATGATCTTTCCTCATTTTACCCTGACGGGGGATACATCGCTTACGACATTTACTGAGCACAACGATGGCAAGCCAGGCAACGAAATTCGCTTCAACGTAGCAGGCGGTTACGAGATATATGAAAAAAAGAACGGGTTTCTCTCCCGGCTTGATATTATTGCAGAATCGAACGTGCTCCATCTTACCAAAGATCAGGATGAAGAGAACGAAACAGATGATGCGACAGGCGGGACAATTCTTTATCTTTCACCGGGTTTAAGGGCGACGTTTGGCAAACACGTCAGCATTGGAATGCTGATAAAATTGACAACGTGGGAAGACCTGAACAACGAATCCGAACAGCAAGGCGCTGAAGGTCTGGAAGAGTATCGGGCAATCGTTACGTGCTCAATTTCCTTTTAA
- a CDS encoding carboxypeptidase-like regulatory domain-containing protein encodes MCDFSVQRLLKYVVCFFVAAVFLITGAQVSFAGGRDEDAVSHNAGKDCLTSGCHASGGWKRFSLGGTIYTDSDGTDARAGAHINVMDANGIIVTLTSDQLGNFYSAQSMTAPFLISVSYRGRMVKMPGAASGGGCNADGCHVVGLAGRVSISTKDLDLAGTVTGADYKSSTDGTVLANAKVSLSRKGRIKYRTTTDSAGAFTLKSVKANEYTLKVTRKGYKTYKQSYEMKQKDVASLEVMLNKK; translated from the coding sequence ATGTGCGATTTTTCAGTTCAACGACTCTTGAAATACGTTGTTTGTTTTTTCGTTGCTGCCGTTTTTCTGATAACCGGGGCGCAGGTATCGTTCGCCGGTGGAAGAGATGAGGATGCAGTAAGCCATAACGCCGGGAAAGATTGTCTGACCAGCGGCTGTCATGCTTCCGGAGGATGGAAACGTTTTTCTCTTGGGGGAACGATTTACACGGATTCCGATGGTACTGATGCAAGGGCAGGCGCACACATTAACGTGATGGATGCAAACGGCATCATCGTCACTCTCACGTCAGATCAGTTAGGAAATTTTTACTCAGCTCAGAGTATGACAGCCCCTTTTCTGATATCGGTATCATACCGGGGACGCATGGTAAAGATGCCTGGCGCTGCCTCCGGCGGTGGCTGCAATGCGGACGGCTGTCATGTCGTTGGTTTGGCGGGAAGGGTTTCTATCAGCACGAAAGACCTTGATTTAGCTGGTACAGTAACCGGTGCAGATTACAAAAGCTCTACGGATGGCACAGTACTAGCAAATGCAAAGGTCAGTCTCAGCAGAAAGGGACGTATTAAATACAGGACAACCACCGACTCAGCAGGTGCCTTTACCCTGAAAAGTGTAAAGGCAAATGAATATACCCTGAAGGTCACCCGGAAGGGTTACAAGACATATAAGCAATCCTATGAAATGAAGCAAAAGGACGTTGCATCGCTGGAAGTTATGCTGAACAAGAAGTAA
- a CDS encoding IS630 family transposase produces the protein MPRKAPIPCCSEKDRQTLAEWANSRSIEWRLVERAKIINMLLDGEQVNKVATALGISQNTVIEWRDRFIANGIKGLYDLPRSGKPPKYDKEFRNQVLKTLELVPPKGQASWDGPSLAKHLGASDDAVWRVLRKEGICLARQRSWCVSTDPEFAPKAVDIVGLYLSPPENAIVISVDEKPSIQALERATGYVCTSNRKIVRGLKSAYKRHGILNLFAALNVATGTIHAQTTELKRRVEFLAFMDQLLLDLPDSDKKEIHVILDNYCIHKRNEKWLAVHPNVKFHFTPTSASWLNQVEIWFGILSRKALKNASFKSIEQLRSAIEAFIETYQPNAKPFVWRKREVKGSQFKNTIMNLCN, from the coding sequence ATGCCAAGAAAAGCACCAATACCTTGCTGTTCTGAGAAAGACCGGCAGACTCTTGCCGAATGGGCCAACAGTCGGAGTATAGAGTGGCGGCTTGTTGAACGAGCTAAAATCATTAACATGTTACTTGACGGAGAGCAGGTGAATAAGGTGGCCACTGCTCTTGGGATATCCCAAAATACTGTTATTGAATGGCGTGACCGATTTATCGCAAACGGGATTAAAGGCTTGTATGATCTGCCTCGTTCCGGCAAACCACCGAAATATGATAAGGAGTTTCGCAATCAGGTTTTGAAGACATTGGAGCTTGTGCCGCCAAAAGGACAGGCAAGTTGGGACGGTCCCTCTCTTGCAAAGCATTTGGGAGCATCAGACGATGCTGTCTGGCGTGTTCTCCGAAAGGAAGGCATTTGCCTTGCACGGCAAAGAAGCTGGTGTGTGAGTACTGACCCGGAATTTGCGCCCAAAGCGGTTGATATAGTAGGCCTATACCTGTCCCCACCGGAGAATGCCATAGTGATTTCTGTTGACGAAAAGCCAAGCATTCAAGCTTTGGAGCGGGCCACAGGCTATGTATGTACAAGTAACAGAAAAATCGTGCGTGGCCTCAAAAGCGCCTATAAGCGTCATGGGATACTGAATCTGTTTGCAGCTCTCAATGTGGCAACAGGAACTATTCATGCGCAAACAACGGAATTAAAAAGACGAGTGGAATTTCTGGCATTCATGGATCAACTGCTTTTGGATTTGCCGGATAGCGATAAGAAAGAAATCCATGTCATTCTCGACAACTACTGTATTCACAAGCGAAATGAGAAATGGTTGGCAGTACACCCGAATGTTAAATTCCATTTTACTCCGACTTCTGCAAGTTGGCTCAATCAGGTGGAAATATGGTTTGGCATTCTTTCGAGAAAAGCTTTGAAGAACGCCAGCTTCAAAAGTATTGAGCAGTTGAGGTCTGCAATCGAGGCATTCATTGAAACTTATCAGCCTAATGCCAAACCTTTCGTATGGCGTAAGAGGGAAGTCAAGGGTTCGCAATTTAAAAATACTATAATGAATTTATGCAATTAA
- the argC gene encoding N-acetyl-gamma-glutamyl-phosphate reductase, with the protein MVTFLNMLKVGIIGATAYTSLELIKILLRHPEVKITYLGVRRTDRPRISDIFPTLKNLLDLRCDTIEQKEVPENIDFAFITLPPTISMQYVPLFIQRGIKIIDFSADYRFRDKSLYERWYKIQHTDSKGIETAVYGLPELFREEIRKTNLIGNPGCYTTATILALAPLLMKGLVFPEDIIVDAKSGVSGRGREPREDTHYCECNENIEAYSVGGHRHSPEIEHILSIKTNQKVSIQFVPHLVPMNRGILCTIYAKPKHEMRPASMILSDNEVNKLYKEFYGNEPFIRLKEGNEMPKTKEVIYTNFCDIATKVTESRIVVLSAIDNLIKGASGQAVQNMNVMCGFDEKMGLL; encoded by the coding sequence ATGGTTACTTTTTTAAACATGTTAAAAGTTGGAATCATTGGTGCTACGGCTTATACAAGCCTTGAGCTTATAAAAATTCTTTTGCGCCATCCGGAGGTAAAGATTACCTATCTTGGTGTGCGCCGAACTGACCGCCCCAGGATATCAGACATATTCCCCACCTTAAAGAATCTGCTTGATTTGCGATGCGACACTATTGAGCAGAAAGAAGTTCCAGAAAACATTGACTTTGCTTTTATCACATTACCTCCAACTATTTCTATGCAATACGTCCCTCTCTTTATTCAAAGGGGTATAAAGATTATAGACTTTAGCGCCGATTACCGTTTTCGCGACAAATCGCTTTATGAAAGATGGTATAAAATACAGCATACAGACAGCAAGGGAATAGAAACAGCCGTGTATGGACTTCCGGAGCTTTTCAGGGAGGAAATCAGAAAGACCAACCTGATAGGCAATCCGGGTTGTTATACCACCGCAACGATATTGGCCTTGGCCCCATTACTTATGAAAGGGCTTGTCTTCCCAGAAGATATTATTGTGGATGCAAAGTCGGGTGTATCAGGACGGGGACGTGAACCCAGGGAAGATACCCACTATTGCGAATGTAATGAGAACATCGAGGCATACAGTGTTGGAGGGCATCGTCACAGCCCAGAGATCGAACATATCCTGTCTATCAAGACAAACCAGAAGGTATCTATTCAATTTGTCCCCCATCTTGTTCCTATGAATCGTGGCATCCTGTGTACCATCTATGCCAAGCCAAAGCATGAGATGAGGCCGGCTAGTATGATTCTCAGTGACAATGAGGTAAACAAACTCTACAAGGAATTTTACGGTAACGAACCCTTTATTCGCCTCAAAGAGGGTAACGAAATGCCTAAGACAAAGGAGGTAATCTACACCAACTTTTGTGATATTGCAACGAAGGTCACCGAAAGCCGCATCGTCGTCCTCTCCGCCATTGACAACCTTATCAAAGGAGCCTCCGGCCAGGCCGTACAAAACATGAATGTCATGTGCGGATTTGATGAAAAGATGGGGTTATTGTGA
- the lon gene encoding endopeptidase La → MADYKDKDPLESKVTSSLEASPAEESKPDKLKIPKEMPVLPVKDTVVFPGMVAALSVVTERDIKLLNNVLAANRFLALVAQKDKDIRGVKQSDLYDYATAAVVLQMLRMPDNSAKMLVQGVSRIKIDEYIQTEPYFKAKVAILEDIIENDMETEALARNAADQFIRMISMAPSLPEELKIAIVNIDSPSRLADMIASHLNIGVPEKQQVLEAINVKARLQKVTALITSEMEVLEMATKIQSQVKSEMEKGQKEYYLRQQLKAIQEELGEGDERAIEVKELTKKIEEAKMPPEAKKEAERELSRLVKMPSASAEYTVSRTYLDLLVALPWAITTTDNLDIQAARKVLDEDHYDLEKVKERILEYLAVRKLKQDMKGPILCFVGPPGTGKTSVGMSIARAIGRKFVRMSLGGVRDEAEIRGHRRTYIGALPGRIIQGLRKVGSNNPVFMLDEIDKLGADFRGDPSAALLEVLDPEQNHSFSDHYLDVPFDLSKVMFITTANLLDPIPPALKDRMEVLELPGYTADEKVFIAKQFTIPKQLKEHGLTNEQITIVDDAIKTIISDYTREAGIRNLEREIAHICRKVAKDIASGEKKSVTVTADMLHNLLGPIKFFSEAAERTSEAGVATGLAWTQAGGDILFIEATLMPGTGKLLLTGQLGDVMKESAQAAMSYIRAKLAKLGITFKDFNKYDFHIHIPAGAIPKDGPSAGVTMAMALISLLKETPILSNVAMTGEITLRGRVLPVGGIKEKVLAAKRAGITTVILPKRNEKDLVEVPENAKKEMNFVFVEKVDEMLPIVFGTKEPAVKKKRIFSKV, encoded by the coding sequence ATGGCAGATTACAAAGACAAAGACCCATTAGAATCTAAAGTCACGTCAAGCCTAGAAGCTAGTCCCGCCGAAGAGAGCAAGCCTGACAAACTAAAAATACCAAAGGAAATGCCTGTCCTTCCTGTTAAGGACACGGTAGTTTTTCCCGGGATGGTGGCTGCCCTGAGCGTTGTTACGGAAAGAGATATTAAACTTTTGAACAATGTCCTTGCAGCGAACCGCTTTCTGGCGCTTGTGGCACAAAAAGACAAAGACATTAGGGGTGTAAAACAATCGGATCTGTATGATTATGCCACAGCAGCAGTTGTGCTCCAGATGCTTCGTATGCCCGATAACTCTGCGAAGATGCTGGTGCAGGGCGTCAGCAGGATCAAGATCGATGAATATATCCAAACAGAGCCTTATTTTAAGGCTAAGGTAGCCATTCTGGAAGATATTATTGAGAACGATATGGAGACAGAAGCACTGGCGAGAAATGCTGCGGATCAGTTTATCCGCATGATATCCATGGCACCATCCCTACCTGAAGAACTAAAAATAGCAATTGTCAACATTGACAGCCCGAGCCGTTTGGCAGACATGATTGCATCCCATCTGAATATTGGCGTACCGGAAAAACAACAGGTACTTGAAGCAATCAATGTGAAGGCCAGATTACAGAAGGTAACCGCCCTGATAACGAGTGAAATGGAAGTGTTGGAAATGGCCACAAAGATACAGTCGCAGGTGAAAAGTGAGATGGAAAAGGGACAGAAGGAATATTACCTGAGACAGCAACTAAAGGCGATTCAGGAAGAATTGGGCGAGGGAGATGAGCGTGCCATTGAGGTCAAAGAACTGACCAAGAAGATCGAAGAGGCGAAAATGCCTCCTGAAGCAAAAAAAGAAGCTGAGCGGGAATTAAGCCGGCTAGTCAAAATGCCCTCTGCCTCTGCGGAATATACCGTTTCCAGGACGTACCTCGACCTGCTGGTCGCTCTCCCATGGGCAATTACCACAACTGATAATCTGGACATTCAAGCAGCCCGTAAGGTATTGGATGAAGACCATTACGACCTGGAAAAGGTCAAAGAAAGGATTCTGGAATATCTCGCTGTCAGAAAATTAAAACAGGATATGAAAGGCCCTATTTTGTGCTTTGTAGGTCCACCTGGCACCGGAAAGACTTCTGTGGGGATGTCGATTGCGCGTGCCATTGGTCGAAAATTCGTGCGCATGTCACTTGGAGGAGTACGAGACGAGGCTGAGATTCGAGGACATCGTCGCACATACATTGGCGCATTACCCGGGCGTATTATTCAAGGTCTACGAAAGGTGGGTTCCAACAACCCCGTATTCATGTTGGATGAGATTGATAAACTGGGCGCTGATTTTCGAGGCGACCCTTCGGCAGCACTGCTTGAGGTTTTAGACCCAGAACAAAATCACTCATTCTCAGACCATTATCTCGATGTACCATTCGATCTTTCAAAGGTAATGTTCATTACCACAGCAAATCTCCTGGATCCCATCCCACCTGCACTTAAGGACCGAATGGAGGTACTGGAACTTCCCGGATACACAGCCGATGAAAAGGTATTTATCGCAAAACAGTTTACGATACCAAAGCAATTGAAGGAACATGGACTTACGAATGAACAGATTACCATTGTGGATGATGCCATCAAAACCATTATCAGTGATTATACCCGTGAGGCTGGTATCCGTAATCTCGAACGAGAAATTGCCCATATTTGCCGTAAGGTGGCTAAGGACATTGCCTCAGGAGAAAAAAAGTCTGTGACCGTAACGGCCGATATGTTACACAATTTGTTGGGACCTATCAAGTTTTTCTCAGAAGCCGCGGAAAGGACCTCGGAAGCAGGTGTAGCCACGGGTCTTGCCTGGACACAGGCCGGCGGGGACATTCTCTTTATTGAGGCGACTCTCATGCCTGGCACGGGAAAACTCTTGCTGACAGGGCAACTGGGTGACGTCATGAAGGAATCGGCTCAAGCTGCGATGAGTTATATTCGGGCCAAGTTAGCGAAACTAGGAATTACCTTCAAGGATTTTAATAAATACGATTTTCACATCCACATTCCAGCGGGCGCTATCCCTAAGGATGGGCCTTCTGCTGGTGTAACAATGGCAATGGCACTGATTTCCCTCCTGAAGGAAACACCAATTCTCTCCAACGTAGCCATGACGGGGGAGATTACGTTACGTGGTCGTGTTCTGCCGGTAGGAGGTATCAAAGAGAAGGTGCTTGCGGCCAAGCGGGCAGGGATCACCACCGTTATCTTGCCAAAACGAAATGAAAAAGATCTTGTCGAGGTGCCTGAAAACGCCAAGAAAGAGATGAATTTTGTATTTGTAGAAAAGGTAGACGAGATGTTGCCTATTGTTTTTGGGACAAAAGAGCCGGCGGTGAAAAAGAAAAGGATTTTTAGTAAGGTTTAA
- a CDS encoding Hsp20/alpha crystallin family protein: MSEHYNNINYKADAKENKLEKLFAEFFAFNKNIPTNSSTPWQPPTDVYETPNEVVVKMSLPGTKSEDIRVSFSDEVLTISGFITDTAPHEKICFYQVEIRYGYFERSIFIPKPIDMDNIQATYKDGLLQVILPKAQQQSSQKFSIKINFHQ, encoded by the coding sequence ATGTCGGAGCATTATAATAATATTAACTACAAGGCTGATGCAAAAGAAAATAAACTGGAAAAACTCTTTGCAGAATTTTTTGCCTTTAACAAAAATATTCCTACCAATTCTTCAACTCCGTGGCAACCTCCTACTGACGTTTATGAAACTCCCAATGAAGTGGTGGTAAAGATGTCTTTGCCTGGCACCAAATCGGAGGATATTCGTGTTTCCTTTTCAGACGAAGTCCTTACCATCAGTGGATTTATAACGGATACCGCTCCACACGAAAAGATATGCTTTTATCAGGTAGAAATTCGTTACGGGTACTTCGAGAGGAGTATATTCATTCCGAAACCCATTGATATGGACAATATACAAGCCACGTATAAGGATGGCCTTCTGCAAGTCATTTTACCTAAGGCACAGCAACAATCATCCCAAAAATTTTCAATAAAAATTAATTTTCATCAATAA
- the groL gene encoding chaperonin GroEL (60 kDa chaperone family; promotes refolding of misfolded polypeptides especially under stressful conditions; forms two stacked rings of heptamers to form a barrel-shaped 14mer; ends can be capped by GroES; misfolded proteins enter the barrel where they are refolded when GroES binds) has protein sequence MSAKKIIFDHDALETVKLGVKQLADAVKITLGPRGRNVVIQKSFGSPTITKDGVTVAKEIELSDHMQNIGAQMVKSVASKTSDVAGDGTTTATVLAEAIFVEGLKNVTAGANAMALKRGVDKAVEAVVKKLKEMSIPTKGRKEIEQVATVASNYDTEIGKIIADAMEKVGKDGVITVEEGKSLQTEAKWIEGLQFDKGYLSPYFVTNPNTMQCVVEDPYILIHEKKITTAKVLVPILEKVSQTGKALLIIAEDIEGEALTLLVVNKLRGALKCSAVKAPGFGDKRKAMLEDIAILTGGQAVFEDLGINMESIQLKDLGRAKKVEIDKENTIIIEGAGESKKIKARIEQIKKEISITTSDYDREKLQERLAKMAGGVVQINVGAATESEMKEKKARVEDALHATRAAVEEGILPGGGVALLRCLPALDALKLAGDEAVGVDIVRRALRAPLRQIATNAGVSAAIVVQKVESAKGNEGYDASADRYCDMVSEGIIDPTKVVRTALQNAASISTLLLTTDAIVGKIPEKKKMPPMPPGGGYGGYGDMY, from the coding sequence ATGTCGGCGAAAAAGATTATATTTGATCATGATGCATTGGAAACCGTTAAGCTTGGCGTAAAACAACTGGCGGATGCGGTAAAGATTACACTGGGACCAAGGGGACGCAATGTCGTTATCCAAAAAAGCTTTGGTTCACCCACCATTACAAAAGACGGAGTTACCGTTGCAAAGGAAATTGAACTTTCAGACCATATGCAAAATATAGGTGCGCAAATGGTAAAATCCGTTGCATCCAAAACCAGCGACGTTGCGGGTGACGGTACCACAACTGCTACCGTACTTGCAGAAGCCATATTTGTTGAAGGATTGAAAAATGTAACGGCTGGAGCTAATGCGATGGCGCTCAAACGAGGTGTTGATAAGGCAGTCGAAGCGGTGGTAAAAAAGTTAAAGGAAATGAGTATTCCTACGAAAGGGCGAAAGGAGATTGAGCAGGTAGCCACAGTGGCCTCGAATTACGACACTGAAATTGGAAAGATTATTGCTGATGCCATGGAAAAGGTTGGAAAAGACGGAGTTATAACGGTGGAAGAGGGCAAAAGCCTGCAAACCGAAGCGAAATGGATTGAAGGTCTGCAGTTTGATAAGGGTTATTTATCACCGTATTTTGTTACGAACCCAAATACAATGCAATGCGTAGTGGAAGACCCTTACATTTTGATCCATGAGAAAAAAATTACTACTGCCAAGGTATTGGTACCTATACTGGAAAAGGTTTCTCAAACGGGAAAAGCTCTTTTGATTATAGCCGAAGATATAGAGGGAGAGGCATTAACTCTTTTAGTTGTTAATAAACTGCGTGGAGCTTTAAAATGCTCAGCAGTAAAGGCGCCAGGATTTGGAGACAAACGCAAGGCTATGTTAGAGGATATTGCTATCCTTACCGGTGGTCAGGCGGTCTTTGAAGACCTTGGTATTAATATGGAGTCTATCCAGCTCAAAGATCTCGGTCGGGCAAAGAAAGTTGAGATCGATAAGGAAAATACGATCATTATTGAAGGGGCAGGGGAAAGCAAAAAGATAAAAGCCCGCATTGAACAGATCAAAAAGGAGATTTCGATAACCACTTCAGATTATGACCGAGAAAAGCTTCAGGAAAGATTAGCAAAGATGGCTGGTGGTGTGGTGCAAATTAATGTGGGCGCTGCTACTGAAAGCGAGATGAAGGAAAAGAAGGCGCGCGTGGAAGACGCCCTCCATGCGACCCGTGCTGCCGTTGAAGAAGGCATCCTCCCGGGGGGAGGTGTAGCGCTTTTAAGGTGTCTCCCGGCCCTGGATGCACTTAAACTTGCCGGAGATGAAGCCGTAGGCGTTGATATTGTCCGCAGGGCATTAAGGGCGCCCTTAAGACAGATTGCCACAAATGCAGGAGTAAGCGCTGCCATAGTTGTACAAAAAGTGGAAAGCGCAAAAGGGAACGAAGGTTATGATGCCAGTGCGGATCGATATTGTGATATGGTCAGTGAAGGTATTATCGATCCAACAAAGGTAGTAAGAACTGCACTGCAAAATGCGGCCAGCATATCCACTTTACTTCTCACAACGGATGCTATCGTGGGCAAAATACCAGAAAAAAAGAAGATGCCCCCCATGCCGCCAGGTGGTGGATACGGCGGGTACGGAGATATGTATTAA
- a CDS encoding flagellar protein FlaG, whose product METHDVHPVSVCKDHITIASNKDVPIKKNGLPSAVSPINDPLKKTSSPVTPHNVGTKVAFSIEKDLEIVVTSVKDLNTNKIIRQIPPEETIDRLKLLNSYYKQPIDNAAKFASKYRAYAQTKK is encoded by the coding sequence ATGGAAACTCATGATGTCCATCCTGTCAGCGTATGCAAAGATCATATTACAATAGCCAGTAACAAAGATGTACCCATTAAAAAGAATGGGCTTCCGTCTGCAGTATCACCGATAAATGACCCTCTCAAAAAAACATCTTCGCCCGTCACGCCCCATAACGTAGGAACAAAAGTTGCCTTTTCAATAGAAAAGGATTTAGAGATCGTTGTCACCAGTGTTAAAGACCTAAATACAAATAAGATAATCAGACAAATACCCCCCGAAGAAACTATTGATAGGTTAAAATTATTAAATAGCTATTATAAACAGCCAATTGATAATGCTGCTAAATTTGCATCTAAGTATAGAGCCTACGCACAAACTAAAAAATAA
- the fliS gene encoding flagellar export chaperone FliS, producing the protein MIATKKMSNTYLEQEIMTLNPVQLLIKAYDAGIAACNRKDEAKSCAVLAELIDSLNFDYAEIANSLFRLYEYCMREVKLGNFESTLKILKELRETWIQVQDSVQTETLQPCSL; encoded by the coding sequence ATGATTGCTACAAAAAAGATGAGCAATACCTATCTAGAACAGGAAATTATGACGTTAAATCCAGTTCAACTATTAATTAAAGCTTATGATGCGGGAATTGCTGCTTGCAACCGCAAAGACGAAGCCAAATCATGTGCAGTACTTGCTGAATTAATTGATTCCCTCAACTTTGATTATGCGGAAATCGCCAATTCCTTATTCAGATTGTATGAGTATTGTATGCGGGAAGTTAAACTGGGTAATTTTGAGTCTACCTTAAAGATTTTGAAAGAATTACGAGAAACATGGATTCAAGTTCAAGACAGCGTTCAAACTGAAACGTTACAACCATGCAGCTTATAA